The following coding sequences are from one Hydra vulgaris chromosome 04, alternate assembly HydraT2T_AEP window:
- the LOC124818548 gene encoding uncharacterized protein LOC124818548 isoform X3 — translation MTDYSQNSPQHKKWLKKRKYTAIAFAIQSLILGIEYSVTLSTLWLYIKELVNTKSPKLFYTLVSAMYIVSFTLSTPIIGRVVDRTRQVQVWFFICNCFLIVGNLLYSLQFSPWFLVVGRFLSGCCGLGSVMTAEIVRSYPSSKTSFQLSIQSLAFNSGFIIGPCINFLFLKIDFYIGFWHLKNVNFIGIFMTITCLIMCLLSFLMVHNLSKEFDLKGIEEKKAKSFESTNIELLGGSPVSLTNTEVISGINTESNEKLPLLNSTQLQISYEGASSLPHLNIFKILKLLFTSFDTSLLLFSTFFILLFLVTFDMWFPLFVIDTLKLSLLELNICIFGTGISSVLILLLYICKPISDEKMFIVVLIGLFGICIINVSYIVLKYFNSKPLQLIFGIAYMINFAGAGIIPEVFIANTLARYVSSNNQAFADGIRNSMFAAGTLTAFSSAAFTFEYLSIISSTFIVLTLLIMVLLMARRKHLLNPKPIF, via the coding sequence gattaTTCGCAAAATTCCCCGCAAcataaaaaatggttaaaaaaaagaaaatacacgGCTATTGCATTCGCAATTCAAAGTTTGATCTTAGGCATAGAATATAGTGTAACACTGTCAACTTTAtggttatatataaaagaactaGTAAACACCAAATCACCAAAATTGTTTTACACATTGGTATCTGCTATGTACATAGTATCATTCACCTTAAGTACTCCGATAATTGGGAGAGTAGTTGATCGCACTCGTCAAGTTCaagtttggttttttatttgcaaCTGCTTTTTAATTGTTGGAAATTTATTATACAGTCTTCAGTTTTCTCCTTGGTTTTTAGTAGTTGGCAGATTTTTATCTGGTTGCTGCGGTTTAGGTTCTGTTATGACTGCCGAGATCGTTAGAAGTTATCCATCTAGTAAAACAAGTTTTCAGTTATCAATCCAATCATTAGCTTTTAACTCTGGTTTTATAATAGGACCttgtattaactttttgtttttaaaaattgacttttatatTGGATTTTGGCACTTAAAAAACGTCAATTTTATTGGAATATTTATGACCATAACTTGTTTAATCAtgtgtttactttcatttttaatgGTTCACAATTTATCGAAAGAATTCGATTTAAAAggaatagaagaaaaaaaagctaaaagctTTGAAAGTACTAATATTGAATTATTAGGAGGGTCTCCAGTATCCTTAACTAATACTGAAGTGATCTCCGGTATAAACACAGAATCTAATGAAAAATTACCGTTACTCAATTCTACACAACTTCAGATTAGTTATGAAGGAGCTAGTTCCTTAcctcatttaaacatttttaagattttgaaaTTGCTGTTTACATCGTTTGATACTTCGTTGTTGTTGTTTAGTACgttttttattctactttttctCGTTACTTTTGACATGTGGTTTCCGTTGTTCGTTATAGACACTTTAAAATTATCTCTTTTAGAActtaacatttgtatttttgGTACAGGAATCAgttctgttttaattttattattatatatctgcAAACCTATATCAGATGAGAAAATGTTTATTGTGGTTTTGATTGGACTATTTGGTATTTGCATAATTAACGTGAGTTACATTGTTTTGAAATACTTTAATTCTAAACCACTACAACTAATTTTTGGCATCGCGTACATGATTAATTTTGCTGGCGCAGGTATAATACCGGAGGTTTTTATTGCAAACACTTTAGCTAGATACGTTAGCTCAAATAATCAAGCTTTTGCGGATGGCATACGCAATTCAATGTTTGCGGCAGGAACACTAACAGCGTTTTCAAGTGCTGCGTTTACATTTgaatatttaagtataatttcATCTACATTTATtgtattaacattattaataatgGTTTTGTTGATGGCAAGAAGAAAGCATTTACTTAATCCAAAACCAATATTTTAg